A window of Choristoneura fumiferana chromosome 8, NRCan_CFum_1, whole genome shotgun sequence contains these coding sequences:
- the LOC141430054 gene encoding uncharacterized protein — MCNDRCEMFDFKKEKPKEVNIANGDVLMTAGRGSVQVTLKDNCVRTISNVYLVPELSVNLLSVSAMVKKGYDVVFSSDGCIVSDGEEVLASATLRDGVYQLDAIEAGSALCSVAASKVASVSLCLDTGDSEALRQEEGVAAVEQAVRAPSTASQSQSAETQELWHRRLGHLNSRSMELLKKELSEDTWHSTPDYGSIFSTAERRRGERKPHGHGESALHASRCWSEEGVLGRSC, encoded by the exons ATGTGCAATGATCGCTGTGagatgtttgattttaaaaaggaGAAGCCTAAAGAAGTGAATATAGCCAACGGAGATGTCTTGATGACAGCTGGTCGTGGATCGGTGCAAGTTACGTTGAAAGATAATTGTGTAAGGACGATAAGTAATGTCTATTTAGTTCCTGAATTGTCTGTAAACTTGTTATCTGTCAGCGCTATGGTAAAGAAAGGTTACGATGTTGTGTTTAGTTCTGATGGGTGCATTGTAAGTGACGGTGAGGAAGTCCTAGCCTCCGCTACACTGAGAGATGGTGTTTATCAACTCGACGCCATAGAAGCAGGGTCTGCTTTGTGTAGTGTGGCAGCCTCGAAGGTTGCGTCCGTATCTTTATGTTTAGATACAGGTGACAGTGAGGCGCTGCGGCAGGAGGAGGGTGTGGCTGCTGTAGAGCAGGCTGTACGTGCGCCGTCTACCGCTTCGCAGAGCCAGTCTGCGGAGACTCAAGAACTTTGGCATCGTCGCCTAGGCCACCTGAACAGCAGGAGTATGGAGCTGTTGAAAAAAG AACTTTCTGAAGACACATGGCATTCAACACCAGACTACGGTTCCATATTCAGCACAGCAGAACGGCGTCGCGGAGAGAGGAAACCGCACGGCCATGGAGAAAGCGCGCTGCATGCTTCGAGATGCTGGTCTGAAGAAGGAGTTTTGGGCAGAAGCTGTTAA